A section of the Salmo salar chromosome ssa05, Ssal_v3.1, whole genome shotgun sequence genome encodes:
- the LOC123743162 gene encoding NADH dehydrogenase [ubiquinone] 1 alpha subcomplex subunit 3 codes for MAGIGAFLKNAWNKEPVVLAACAIGLLAVTVPLVSPLTKYSGMMNAAVPYNYPVPVRNNGKMDDVPSHPCDPKGPNLDWIKSL; via the exons ATGGCAG GAATTGGAGCTTTCCTGAAGAATGCGTGGAATAAGGAGCCGGTGGTATTGGCCGCCTGCGCAATTGGACTTCTCG CCGTTACTGTTCCATTAGTGAGTCCCTTAACGAAGTACTCAGGCATGATGAATGCAGCTGTGCCATACAACTACCCAG TCCCTGTGCGAAACAATGGCAAGATGGACGATGTCCCCAGCCACCCTTGTGACCCTAAAGGACCAAACCTGGACTGGATTAAAAGCTTGTAA
- the zgc:158689 gene encoding brain-specific angiogenesis inhibitor 1-associated protein 2, with translation MSRSDEVNKMTENVYKGILDQFNPSLKNFVTMGKHYEKALTGVTVAAKGYFDGLVKLGELASDSQGSKELGDTLFQMAEVHRQIQVQLEDVLKLFHSELLSQLEQKLELDIKYLTATLKKYQSERKSKSESIERCQSQLKKLRRKSQGSRHPNKYGDREMQYVELMSRRQAELDTLVAVGYRSALTEERRRYCFLVDRQCSVTKLLINYHCKVRELLSQKLSSWQQSCSQPTRLPERALNLLRHTAPQGSGASGIAELLRHAKLGAAQPEQRLSVQEVPPLLNGGSQQQRPIPSSSQSDIPPPQNSPGPQTFRSLAATGGAIGGSGAGSPQQTSTPISVSASPNANNNTSANAITTANTPTTSSTSSSTVGSSQAQQTSLLLATSTSSLSPSLIPSTVLSLSQGSPSYSSLQGLALPLSLSAPHSPPLPHSAPLSRAITPSLHHQGVLGGGNTPLLSHNPMLMKAAEMYGTSTLPLPRRPVSEARVGGFMGSTLPRDRVLPLSSPSRVEAIFAHAPGGSEGSGVGGACLLHFLPGDALSLLISEPRDGWHYGQNERTGRKGWFPFSFTQPYPNTLDPLDSSSPLLSKVNSTSTGQLDKLVSPGLPALTPESEEERSFPPQRVSTFRPRPYSMADSNQVSLRPKVRGEGVEWAGPPDRPALSMLMQELSSDFASPPPSPTWTNPFAHVRLRKTVTNDRSAPIIE, from the exons ATGTCTCGTTCAGACGAGGTCAACAAGATGACAGAAAACGTGTATAAG GGGATTCTGGACCAGTTCAACCCCAGTCTGAAGAACTTTGTGACCATGGGGAAACACTATGAGAAAGCCCTGACCG GCGTGACGGTAGCAGCCAAGGGATACTTCGATGGTCTGGTCAAACTGGGAGAACTGGCCAGCGACAGCCAAGGGTCCAAAGAACTGG GAGACACGTTATTCCAGATGGCCGAGGTGCACAGGCAGATTCAGGTTCAACTGGAGGACGTG TTGAAGCTGTTCCATTCTGAGCTGCTGTCCCAGTTGGAGCAAAAGCTGGAGTTGGACATTAAATATCTTACC GCCACGTTGAAGAAATATCAGAGTGAGCGCAAGTCGAAGTCGGAATCTATCGAGCGCTGCCAATCACAGCTCAAGAAGCTGCGCAGGAAGAGCCAGGGCAGTCGCCACCCCAACAAGTACGGAGATAGGGAGATGCAG TATGTGGAGCTAATGAGTCGTCGTCAGGCTGAGCTGGACACGCTGGTTGCTGTGGGTTACCGCTCGGCGCtgacggaggagaggagacgataCTGCTTCCTGGTGGACCGCCAGTGTTCCGTCACCAAGCTGCTCATCAACTACCACtgcaag GTGAGAGAGCTCCTGTCACAGAAGCTGTCCTCATGGCAACAGTCATGCTCCCAGCCAACCAGACTACCTGAACGGGCGCTCAACCTGCTGCGTCACACCGCCCCTCAGGGCTCTGGGGCATCTGGGATAGCTGAGCTCCTCCGACACGCCAAACTGGGCGCTGCACAGCCAGAACAG AGGCTGTCAGTACAGGAGGTGCCTCCCTTGTTGAATGGTGGCTCCCAGCAGCAGAGACCCATCCCCTCTTCTTCCCAGAGTGACATCCCCCCTCCCCAAAACTCCCCCGGACCCCAGACCTTCCGCTCCCTCGCTGCCACTGGAGGGGCTATTGGAGGGAGTGGGGCAGGCTCCCCTCAGCAGACCAGCACACCTATTAGTGTCTCAGCTAGCCCCAATGCTAACAACAACACAAGTGCTAATGCTATCACTACTGCTAACACTCCCACCACTtcatccacctcctcctccacggtTGGCTCCAGCCAAGCCCAGCAGACCTCTCTTCTCCTGGCCACCAGCACCTCCAGCCTTTCTCCTAGTCTAATCCCCTCCACTGTGCTTTCTCTCAGCCAGGGCTCCCCATCCTACTCCTCCCTACAGGGCCTGGCCCTACCGCTGTCCCTCAGTGCCCCTCacagtcctccactaccccacagTGCACCTCTCTCCAGAGCCATAACCCCCTCGCTGCACCACCAGGGAGTGCTAGGAGGAGGGAACACACCATTGCTATCCCATAATCCTATGCTGATGAAGGCAGCGGAGATGTATGGAACGTCTACACTGCCATTGCCTAGGAGACCAGTCAGCGAGGCCCGGGTGGGAGGGTTTATGG GTtccactctgcccagagacagagttctccctctctccagcccgTCTCGTGTGGAAGCCATATTTGCCCACGCTCCTGGGGGTTCAGAGGGCAGTGGAGTGGGCGGGGCCTGCTTACTTCACTTCCTGCCAGGCGACGCTCTCAGCCTCCTCATCTCTGAGCCCAGAGACGGGTGGCACTATGGCCAGAACGAACGGACGGGACG GAAAGGCTGGTTCCCTTTCTCCTTCACTCAGCCTTACCCCAACACCTTGGATCCCCTCGACAGCAG CTCCCCGCTCCTCTCTAAGGTCAACAGTACCAGTACGGGTCAGTTAGACAAGCTGGTCtctcctggcctgcctgccttgacccctGAGTCCGAGGAGGAGCGCTCATTCCCCCCTCAGAGGGTCAGCACCTTCCGCCCGCGCCCATACAGCATGGCCGACTCCAACCAGGTCAGCCTGAGGCCGAAGGTCAGaggtgaaggggtagagtggGCAGGGCCCCCTGACCGACCGGCTCTGTCAATGCTGATGCAAGAG CTCTCCTCAGACTtcgcctctcctccaccctccccaaCCTG GACCAACCCATTTGCCCATGTCCGGCTCAGAAAGACGGTGACCAATGATCGCTCTGCACCCATCATCGAATAG
- the LOC106605753 gene encoding TCF3 fusion partner homolog — protein MDRIMEDFSGLALPPLFGGHILEAELEPGGVELGPGEVELGPGVSELLEGRSQGSGARPEQQQQEERRELEKRKYLALIKRCKEIEQVNEKILGRLHQVQRLTRRMKKERRFLMKTLDAHGDDYRNAQLTISLEEESGAHLDIGPGAEDDRLNDLPSSSPSVPFQSTVGSKKKRHRVPKQEKDPQTEADISMLAETQFSDFPSPTALSH, from the exons ATGGATCGG ATAATGGAAGATTTCTCCGGCCTGGCCCTGCCGCCTCTCTTTGGGGGCCACATCCTGGAAGCAGAGCTGGAGCCAGGTGGGGTGGAACTGGGCCCAGGGGAG GTAGAGCTTGGCCCTGGGGTCAGCGAGTTGCTAGAGGGCAGAAGTCAAGGGTCAGGAGCAAggccagagcagcagcagcaggaggaaaggagagaattgGAGAAAAGGAAGTACCTGGCTTTGATCAAGAGGTGTAAGGAGATCGAACAG GTGAATGAGAAGATCCTTGGTCGCCTTCACCAGGTACAAAGACTAACACGTCGcatgaagaaagagagaag GTTCCTAATGAAGACCCTCGACGCCCATGGAGATGACTATAGAAATGCACAGCTCACCATATCGCTTGAG GAAGAGTCTGGTGCCCATTTAGACATCGGCCCTGGAGCAGAAGATGATAGGCTGAATGACCTTCCTAgctcctccccctctgtccctTTCCAATCCACTGTGGGATCCAAGAAGAAGAGGCATCGAGTTCCAAAACAGGAGAAAGACCCACAG ACTGAAGCAGACATCTCCATGTTGGCAGAGACGCAGTTCAGTGACTTTCCCAGCCCAACCGCTTTGTCTCACTGA